In a genomic window of Scyliorhinus torazame isolate Kashiwa2021f chromosome 5, sScyTor2.1, whole genome shotgun sequence:
- the LOC140422344 gene encoding uncharacterized protein has translation MFSLKNRKDTCTMEKPWKCGDCGKGFRAPSDLEIHRRSHTGERPFTCSVCAKGFSRSSILQTHQRVHSGERRFTCPDCGKGFTHSWNLQTHQRVHTGERPFTCSECGKGFSRLSSLQIHRRVHTGERLFSCSACGKGFTDPSNLWKHQRVHTGEKPFTCSKCGKGFCDSSHLLAHQRVHTGERPFICSQCGKGFTQFSNLLTHRRLHTGERPFTCPECEKGFTQLICLQKHQRVHK, from the coding sequence atGTTCAGCTTGAAAAATCGCAAGGAtacctgcaccatggagaaaccgtggaaatgtggtgattgtgggaagggatttcgtGCCCCTTCTgatctggagattcatcgacgcagccacactggggagaggccgttcacctgctctgtgtgcgcGAAGGGGTTCAGTAGGTCATCCATCTTGcagacgcaccagcgagttcacagcggAGAGAGGCGGTTCACCTGccctgactgtgggaaaggattcactcattcatggaacctgcagacacaccagcgagttcacactggagagaggccattcacctgttctgagtgtgggaaggggttcagtcgGTTGTCCAGCCTTCAgatacaccggcgagttcacaccggggagaggctgttctcctgttctgcatgtgggaagggattcactgatccATCCAACCTgtggaagcaccagcgagttcacacaggggagaagcctttcacctgctccaagtgtgggaagggattctgtgattcatcacatctgctggcacaccagcgagttcacactggcgagaggccattcatttgctctcagtgtgggaagggattcactcagttctcaAACCTACTCACACATCGGcgacttcacaccggggagaggccattcacctgcccggagtgtgagaagggattcactcagttaataTGCCTGCagaaacaccaacgagttcacaagtga
- the LOC140422339 gene encoding uncharacterized protein, producing MEKPWKCGDCGKGFRFPSVLEAHWRIHTGERPFTCSVCEKGFIQLSALQSHQRAHTGERPFTCSQCEKGFTQLSDLRKHQRRHTGERPFTCSQCEKGFTELSNLRRHQRVHTGEKPFTCSQCGKGFTQLSHLRIHQRRHTGERPFTCSQCEKGFTQLSDLQKHLRRHTGERPFTCSQCEKGFTELSNLRKHQRVHTGERPFTCSQCEKGFTQLSNLRKHQRVHTGERPFTCSQCEKGFTQSSDLQIHQRVHTEERPFTCSQCEKGFTTSSSLQKHQQVHTGERPFTCSQCEKGFTRLSHLQRHQRVHTGEKALTCS from the coding sequence atggagaaaccgtggaaatgtggggactgtgggaagggattcaggtttccatctgtgctggaagctcattggcgcattcacactggggagaggccattcacctgctctgtgtgtgagaagggattcattcagttatccgccctgcagtcacaccagcgagctcacactggggagaggccgttcacttgctctcaatgtgaaaagggattcactcagttatccgacctgcggaaacatcagcgacgtcacactggagagaggccgttcacctgctctcagtgtgagaagggattcactgagttatccaacctgcggagacaccagcgagttcacactggggagaagccgttcacctgctctcagtgtgggaagggattcactcagttatcccacctgcggatacatcagcgacgtcacactggggagaggccgttcacttgctctcagtgtgaaaagggattcactcagttatccgacctgcagaaacatctgcgacgtcacactggggagaggccgttcacctgctctcagtgtgagaagggattcactgaattatccaacctgcggaaacatcagcgagttcacactggagagaggccgttcacctgctctcagtgtgagaagggattcactcagttatccaacctgcggaaacatcagcgagttcacactggggagaggccgttcacctgctctcagtgtgagaagggattcactcaatcatccgacctgcagatacatcagcgagttcacactgaggagaggccgttcacctgctctcagtgtgagaagggattcactacctcatcgagcctgcagaaacaccagcaggttcacactggggagaggccgttcacctgttctcagtgtgagaagggattcactcggttatcccacctgcagagacaccagcgagttcacactggggagaaggcgttaacctgctcttag